In Pirellulales bacterium, the genomic stretch CTCCGTGTGCCGTCTGCGCTTCGCGGCGGGTTGGGCACAGAGCGGGGCAGACGGCACACGGAGTGTGCCTGCTACGTTGGGTGCGGCCTTGCGGCCGCGCGCTACGCGGCTTTGATTTCGATGGCAGTATTTCGCGGCAGCGCGCCGGCGCCGGTCGCGGTGCGGGCGATGATTGAATTTCGAATGAAGGCGCCAACGTAGTAGGCACACTCCGTGTGCCGTTTGCGCTTCGCGGCGGGTTGCGCACAGAGCGGGGCAGACGGCACACGGAGTGTGCCTGCTACGTTGGGTGCGGGGCGACATCTAACCCATCACCCTCATCGTCGCCCTTCTGAAACGTACCGGTAGTATTTGCGAGCCACAACCCGCTTGATCCGCGGGGCGGCACGAATGTTGCTCGCTTTATCCGGCAGCGTTTGGTGAGGGTTGGTTGGCGGCCTACCGTGGAACAAATGGATCAAGTTGAGTTGAGGAGAGACGCCGATGTTTGCCAGCAATCCGGACCAGCCATTTAACTCCCCGATGGCGAGAAAATTGATTGAATACGTGAGCCGAAAGGCGAATGCCCCGTGCAATGAGCCCGCCGCGCGGGAGCGGCATTCGAGCCAGCGCCGCGTACTGCGCGACAATGTAAGTCCGGTTTCACAAAGCCTTTCCATGCGCGTCACCCGGCGTAGTGTTCGCTCGCGCGGGCATGTCGTAACCGACAATGAACTGCAGGCCCAGGAATGGCTCGACGATCGCTTGGCGGCGTTTTATCCGAGGGGCATGGTTTATGGCCGCGACTGCGGCGTTTCTTCGGTGGGGACCACCGGGCTGGCTGATTGGATCGCTGCCACTGCGGCACAAATTTGGACAACTGGCCAACGATCGATTCATTTCGTGCCCGGATTGCTTGCAGTGGATCGGGCCCCTACGGGCAATGCTGCCGAGTTCTAAATTACCTGCGGCGCGAGCTTTTTTTGCCTGGTTTGCACTTGCCGCGCCGTCGCTGCTAAAATAAGCCGGAACCGGCTCTTCGGTGGAGGCTTTCTCGCGGCGAGTCGTCGCGCGGACTTCTCGGATCACGATACCATTCTTAAGGGTTGGAAAATGGCCCGCGCAGTTTTGGCGTTCATGTTGGTGTTTGGATCGGCCTCGGCCTTGTCGGCTCGGGAATGGACCGACGCGACGGGCAAGTATCATCAAGAGGCCGAACTGGTCGACTTCGATGGCCAGCTCGTGGTGCTCAAAAAGGCACAAGGTCGGCTCGTGGCGATTCCGCTCGATTCGCTTTCGACCGCCGATCAAGACTATTTGAAATCGCAACAGGCGAAAGCGGATATCGCTGCCGCGGCCAGCAAGGACCGGACCTGGACACTGATCGACGGCAAGAAGCTCGTCGGCCAGGTGCTGAAGTTCGGAGAGAAGGACATCACCTTTTCGCGAAAATTCGCCGTGCTGTATGTCAACGGCAAGCCGTTCAAGGATCTTTCTGAATGGCGGCAATACATGGCTCTCAAGCTCGTGAGCCATGCAGAAAACAAAGAGTTCAAAGACGACGATGCGGTGCAATCGCTGATTGCGGCGCGCAAGGGGGCGGATCTGGTTTATCCGGTGAAGGGCGTTCTGTTTCTGCTCCAAAGCGGCGAGGAAATTGGCGTGCCGATTTGGATGCTCTCGGACAGGAGCCGAGCGGTGCTAATGCCGGAGTGGGATGCCTGGCTGGCTGCCGAGAAGGAAGTCGAGACGAAAGACAAACTCCAGCAGGAACAATCGACGATGGCTCGCGCCGCCGCCAACGAATATCAGCGCAACCAGCAGGCCCAATTGCGGCTGCAGTATCTGCAGTTGGCGAGCCAATGGTTCGACCTTTGGCAGGTGACGTTGACGGCGCCGAATGGTACCGTTTCGTCGGTCGTCGTTCCGGCTCGCGATAGCCGTCAGGCTCAGATCGCGGCCCAGCAGCAATGCCCGAACTGCCAAATCGGGGCGACGAGCATTATCACGCGCGCGAGTTATTGATTTTTTATTGATCTTCTGCGGCAGCTTGCCGGAACCAACACTGGTGGCGAGCGCCGGATGATCTGGCGGCGCGCTGTTGCGGGGCAGACGGCACACGGAGTGTGCCTGCTACGTTGCGGACGGCACACGGAGTGTGCCTGCTACGTTGCAGACGGCACACGGAGTGTGCCTGCTACGTTGCAGACGGCACACGGAGTGTGCCTGCTACGTGATTGATCGGCGCTGCTCCGCGGTTCATAATGGCGGCACACACGCCGCGAGGGGCATCGCCCTTTCCCCACCCACCGTCGAAGGAGCCCACTGCAATGTCCGAACGTCAGAGCCGTCGTCAATTTCTTGGTCGTTCGGCGATAGCCGGTGCGGTGGTGGTGGGCGCGCCGCTGGCCCTGCCGATGATTGGCGGGGGAGTTTGGTCGAGTAGTGCGCTTGCCGAATCGAGTTCGCCGAATGAGAAGCTGAACATCGGCGTGATCGGCACCGCAAACCAGGCCCGATTCAGCATCGGCAACATCCGCGGCGAGAATATCGTCGCGGCTTGCGATATCGACGATAAATATCTTGCCAAGATGATCGCCGATTTTCCGAAGGCGAAAAAGTATAACGATTTTCGCAAGTTGCTCGAGCAGAGCGGCATCGACGCGATCGTCGTGGCGACGCCCGATCATATCCATGCTCCGGCAACGGCCGCCGCGTTGCATCTCGGCAAGCATGTGTATTGCGAAAAGCCGCTGACGCACACGGTTGCCGAAGCCCGGGCGATCGCCGAATTGGCGGCTCGGCAAAAGGTTGCCACGCAAATGGGGACGCAAATCCACGCCGGCGAAAACTATCGCCGCGTCGTCGAGATCATCCGATCCGGCGCGATCGGCTCGGTGCGCGAAGTCCACACCTGGGCCGGCCGGGCCTGGGGCGGCGGCTCTCGGCCGAAAAACAATCCTCCGGCGCCGCCAAGCATCCATTGGGACCTGTGGCTCGGGCCGGCGCCCGTTCGGCCGTACAATCCGGTTTATATTCCAGCTCGATGGCGCGGCTGGTGGGATTTCGGCGGCGGCAATATCGGCGACATGGCTTGCCACCATATGGACCTGCCTTTCTGGGCGCTCGGCCTGAAGCATCCGACCACGATCGAAGCGGAAGGGCCGCCGGTGAATCCGGAAACGTGTTCGCTGGGGTTGACCGTGCGCTATGAATATGCGGCTAGCGGCGATCGGCCGGCGGTGAAGCTCACATGGTACGATGGCACGAAAATTCCGCCCTCGATCGAAGGCCATCCGACCGGCGGCGGCGGCAACCTGTTCGTCGGTGAAAAGGGAATGCTTTGGGCCGACTACGATGTTTACCACCTGTATCCCGAAAAGGATTTCGCCGGATACAAGCCGCCGAAGCCATCGATCCCGCGCTCGATCGGCCACCATGCCGAATGGCTGCGGGCCTGCAAGACGGGCAGCCCGACGACGTGCAACTTCGGCTATTCGGGCCCATTGACCGAAGCCGTGCTGTTGGGCAACGTGGCGTATCGCGCCGGCAAGCGGTTGGAGTGGGACGCCGAAAGGCTGCAAGCCAAGAACTGCCCCGAAGCCGAGCGCTTCCTACGCACCGAATATCGCAAGGGCTGGCAGCAGGTTTGAAGAAGTTTTTGGGCGGCGACGGTTGACCAGCTTTCCAACCTAGTCCGGATTATTCATGGCGCCGGGAATTCGCTACACGCTGCGAAATGGTAGCCCCAAGCGTTAGCAAAGGTTAGCCTCGGTGGCCCCCTCGCTTACGCTTCGGGCTAGTGTGGCGCCATGAATAATCCAGCCCACTGTCTGTGAGTGGGCATGTGAACGACTATTCGACAACATGTCCGCGCAAAGCCGTGGGCATGGCAGCCTAGCTTGTCTAGCGGTGCATGTTGCACGTGGGATTCTCACCGGGGCAGCGGGCCTGGACGAGCCGGCAGCGGCGCCCGGCGAAATTTCACCGCAGCTTCATCCACAGGAACGTGTATTCCAGCGCGGTCATTTTCGCCCGCTGCTCGTTGTTGGCCGAGCCGGCGTGGCCTCCTTCGGTGTTTTCGTAGTACATCACGTCGTAGCCCATGTCTTTCATCTTGGCGAACATTTTGCGGGCATGGGCCGGGTGAACGCGGTCGTCGCGCGTCGAAGTGGTGAAGAGGATCGGGGGATATTTCTGGCCCGGTCTGACGTTCTGATACGGAGAATATTTCGACAGATAGGCCCAGTCCTCGGGCTTGTCGGGGTCGCCGTATTCGGCCATCCAACTCGCGCCGGCGAGAAACTTGTTGTAGCGGCGCATGTCGGTCAGCGGCACCTGGCAAACGACGGCGCCAAACAACTCGGGCCGCTGAATCGCCACCGTGGCGACGAGCAGGCCGCCGTTGCTGCCGCCCATGATGCCGAGATGGGGCACCGTGGTGATGCCGCGTTTGACGATATCGGCGGCGACGGCTTCGAAATCGTCGAAGGCCCGTTGGCGGTGCTCCTTGACGGCTGCCTGATGCCAGGCCGGGCCGAATTCGCCGCCGCCGCGGATATTTGCCAACACGTACACGCCGCCGCGCTCGAGCCATGCCTTGCCGGCGATTGCGGCGTAGTGCGGCTCCATGGGAATTTCGAACCCGCCATAGCCGTAGAGCAACGTCGGCGAGTTGCCCGCTCGAATCGCTGCCGTTTTGCCGACGACAAAATAAGGGACACGCGTTCCGTCGGCGCTCGTGGCTTCGAGTTGCCGCACCTCCATGCCGTGGGCATTGAAAAACGACGGGAGCGACTTGATCGGTTCGCCGGGGTTGTCGCCCAGATGCGTGAGATAGAGCGACGAGGGAGTCAAGAAGTCTTGATAGTTGACCCACAGTTCGTTCGATTCATCGGGATCGACGCCCGAGGCGCTGGCGCTGCCGGCGCCCGGAAGTTTCATTTCGCGGGTTTGCCACGCGGCGTCGATCACGGCCGCGCCGGGCGGGGCGGCGATGGACGCAGTGGTGAACACCGAGCCGGGCGGAGCCGTTTCGATGATCCGGCTATGCACATTGTCGCTCAGATTCAGCACCAGGGCGCTATGCGTTTCCGACACCTCTTGCAACGACACGCGGCCGGTCGGCTCGAACAGAACTTCGAAGTTTCGCTCGCCGCGCAAGAAGGCGTCGAGCTTGGTGGCGAGCAGAGCGCCGGCTTTGTAGGTCCGGCCGCCAACGTGCCAATCGCTGCGCAATTGGACGGTAAGCCATTGGCGGAAAAAATTCGATTCGGCGTCGTTCGGAATGTCGATTTTGACGTCTTTGCCGCCTTCGAGCAAAAACGTTTCCGAATTGTAGAAGGCGATCGAGCGGTTGAATCCCTCGCGGAAAAAGCCCGGCGTGTGGTCGACCCACGCCGCGGCCGCCACATCGGTCTTCTGGCCTTCGAACACGGTGGCCGCGTCGGCCAGCGGCGTGCCGCGCTTCCAGCGCTTGACGATCCGCGGATAACCGCTGTCGGTCAGCGAGCCGGGGCCGAAATCGGTGCCCACATAGAGCGTGTTTTTATCGCGCCAAGTCGTTTCGCTCTTGGCCTCGGGAAGCGAGAACCCGCCGGCGACAAATTCCTTTTTCTTGAGGTCGAACTCGCGCACGACCTTGGCATCGCTGCCGCCGCGGGAGAGCGAGACCAACGAGCGCTCGTAGTCGGGCGGCAAGGAAGTCGATCCGCCCCACACCCAATTTTCATGCTCCGCCTTGGCCAAGGCGTCGAGATCGAGCACCGTTTCCCAGCCTGGATTGGACTTTCGATATTCGGCCGGCGTCGTGCGGCGCAACAGGCCGCGCGGGTTGGCGGCGTCTTGCCAGAAGTTGTAGTACCAGGGGCCCAGTTTTCGGACGTAGGGAATCCGCTCGTGCGAATTCAGAATCGCCAACGACTGCTGTTTGATCTCGGCATAGACGCTCTCGGATTGCAATCGCTTGAGGGTGATAGCATTTTCCGCCTCGACATAGGCGAGCGCGCGGGCGCCGGTGATTTCTTCGAGCCAGGAGTAGGGATCGGCGGGCGTGTCGGCGTTGATGGCCAATAGAACGACTCCGGCTAGGACGAGGCTGTGCATGGGATCATTCTTCCGGTGGCGATTCGGCCGCGCGAGAATCGTGGCCTGGAGGGTCGCAGCAATCGAGGATCGTTTGGGGGGAACCGTGAAGCCAACTGGCGAAGCCGATTATCGCCGGAATGGGCGATCGAGGTCTAGCGGCCGGAGCTGAATTGTTCGGCGATTGTTCGGGCGGGGCATCTTCATAAAATGGCTCGACAAATGGCCGCCAAAACGTCGATGCAATCCTTCGATACGGATGGTTTGCCGCCTGGACAGGGCTCGAGGTGTCTGCTAAATACCGCCGGCCCGTTCGGGCCGTCTCGCGAGGATCGAGCGATGGCTCAACCACTTGATGATAGCACCGCTGTCGCTGAAACCGTCAAACGGAATATGGGCTCGGTTGCGCAATTGGAGCGGGAGTTTCGCTCGCAGCAAGCAAACACGGTTGGCTGGCTCAGCGAGCGGATCACGAACCTGATTGCCAGTCCGATCTACATCCTCGCCCATGCGGCATGGTTTTTCAGTTGGGTTTCGATCAATACGATCGACCTATCGGGGATCATTCACTTCGACCCGTATCCGTTCAGCTTTCTGGGGCTGTGCCTCGCTTCCGAAGCGATGCTGTTGACGACCTTCGTCTTGATGAGCCAACGGCGGCAGGCGCATCAGGCCGACCAATGGGCACATGTCGCGTTGCAAGTCAGCCTCGTGGCCGAGCAGGAGACGACCAAAATGCTCGAAATGCTCCAAAGCATTTGCCAGCAGATCGGGCTGAAATCGGTGGCCAACGACAAAGAGCTTCGAGAAATGATCGAGACGCCCACGCTGGTGGCCATCGCCGCGGAAATGGAAAAAGCCCGCGAGGGCGAAGAATCGACGGCGCAACGTCCGAAAATCTATCTCGAAGAAGATTTGCAGGCGGCGTAGAGTGTTTCGCGAATGAATTCGTCTTCGAAGAAATCCGCTTAGCCGCCCGGCGGACGCGTGTGCGAAGTGCCCCTCCTCGCGCGCACCAGGTCTTGCGGCTTCAGCGATCCGGCATCCGCCATCGCCTTCAGTCCCAGCGGAAGAACCGGTCCGCGCTCCTGGCCGTTTCGGATGTAATGCCAACGTCCAGTCAGGTGTGCGGATCCTGCTAACAAACCTGGGCGGCGGTGGCGCACGCTCTGGCTGGACGAGCGCGTTTGACTCGCTGCCGGGTTCATGGACAATGCATATCGTAGACAGTCCGTTGCGCGCTCGTTTGACCCTTTTTATCCGACGGCGCGCGGTGAATCACAACGCCGACAGGCTGGTCACGACTGATTGGTTCGCGGTCCGTTGGTATAGCCGCGACCGGCGAGCTGCATCCGCGACGGAGTCCTATGCAACACATTCTCGAACCCGCCGCCGATTCGCTGATCGCTTGGTTGGCCGGGCATGGCCAACCGGCGTATCGGGCGAAGCAGATTCGCGGCGCGCTGTTCGAGCGGCGAGTGGGCGATTTCGCCGAAATGACCGAGTTGCCGAAAGAGCTTCGGGCCGAATTGGCGGCCGATTTTCGCATCTGGACCACGACCATCGCCCGGCATCATCAAGCGGCCGATGGCACCGAAAAGCTGCTGCTCGAATTGCACGACGGCCAGCGGATCGAATGCGTGCTTCTGCGCGACGGCCCGCGGCGGACAATTTGCATCAGCTCGCAAGTCGGCTGCGCGATGGGTTGCGTGTTTTGCGCGAGCGGGCTCGACGGCGTGGCCCGAAACCTCACGGCCGGCGAAGTCGTCGAGCAGATGTTGCAGCTCGCCCGATTGCTGCCGAAAGACGAACGGCTGAGCCACATCGTCGTGATGGGCATGGGCGAACCGCTGGCGAATTTGAATCCGCTGCTGGCCGCGCTCGGCCAAGCGACCGATCCGGGCGGCTTGGGCATCAGCCATCGCCGGATCACGATTTCCACCGTCGGCTTGCCGCCGGCAATCCATCGGCTGGCGGAGCTCGATGCGCGGTTTCAATTGGCCGTCTCGCTGCATGCCCCCGACGACGAATTGCGAAACCGGCTGGTGCCGGTGAATAAGAACATCGGACTGGCGGCGATCCTCGAGGCCGCGGATCGATACTTCGAAGTGTCGGGCCGGCGGCTGACGTTCGAATACGTGTTGCTTGGCGGCGTGAACGACGACGCGCGGCATGCGCGCAAATTGGCCGAGTTGCTCCGCGGCCGGCTGGCCCTGTTGAACGTGATTCCCTACAACGCCGTGGCCGGATTGCCGTATCGTTCGCCGAGCCGGGCGGCGCAGGAACGATTCTTGGAAATTCTTCGCGAGGCTGGATTGAACGTGCAGGTTCGCCAGCGAAAGGGCGACGCGATCGACGCCGCCTGCGGCCAATTGCGGCGGATCAGCGGCCCGGCCGATCTGCCGCAACTGGCCTAGGGATCGCGATTGTAGCAGGCACACTCCGTGTGCCGTCAGCGCTCCGCGGCGCGTTGCACACAATTGAGGCGCAACACGTATCGGACGGCAGACGGCACACGGAGTGTGCCTGCTACGTTAGGTGCCGTTCGGCCGCGAGCCGGCTCAATACGCTTTCGCGAACACGGCGCGGCGCGGGCTCGGTTGGCCGGTGAAGATGCAGCGGCCGGCAGCGGCGCTGGCGACGGATTCGTCGCTCAAGTGTTCGTCGGATTGCGGCAGGCAGCGGACTGTTACTTTCAATTTCGCCAACAGCTCGGCCACCTCGGGCGTTTCCGCATAGTGGCTCAAGGCGAAGCCGCCGTGAATCTCCGGCTTGTCTTCGTTCTCAGGCGTGAAAAAGCGGAGAAACTCCTCGCGATCGTCGATCGTGCGGGTGTTCTGCTTGCGGAACGCCAGAGCTCGGGCGAAAAGATTGTGCTGAATTTCGCCGAGGCGGTCGGCGATCGTGGCCACCAATTCTGCGCGGGGCGTGGGCTGTTTTTGCGAAGTGTCGCGGCGGCCGACGAATACTGAATCGCCCGCCACGTCGCGCGGGCCGATCTCGAGCCGCAGCGGCACGCCGCGCTTGATGTGCTGCCAGACTTTGTCGCCGCCGCGAAGATCGCGCGAATCGATCGTCACCCGCACCGGCTGGCCATCGTAGCTCGTCGCCGCCAGCTCGCGCTCGACGCGCTTGCAATATTCGATCACGGCGGCCCGCTCTTCGTCGTTGCGGAAGATCGGCAGGATCACGATCTGTTGCGGGGCCAATCGGGGCGGGAGAACAATGCCGTCGTCGTCGCCGTGCATCATCACCAATGCTCCGACGAGCCGGGTGGAAACGCCCCAGGACGTGGTCCAAGCGAACGTTTCCTTGCCTTCCTGATTGAGGAATTTGATTTCTTGGGCTCGGGAAAAATTCTGCCCCAGAAAGTGCGAGGTGCCGGCTTGCAAGGCTTTGCGGTCTTGCATCATGGCTTCGATGCTGTAGGTGTTCACGGCGCCGGGAAAGCGTTCGCCGGCCGTTTTTTCCCCTTTAATCACCGGCATCGCCATGTAGTCTTGGGCGAACGTGGTATACACGTCGAGCATGCGGAGCGTTTCTTCGACGGCTTCTTGCTCGCTGGCATGGGCCGTATGCCCTTCTTGCCAAAGGAATTCCGCGGTGCGCAGGAATAGCCGCGTGCGCATTTCCCAGCGGACGACGTTGGCCCATTGGTTGATCAGAATCGGCAGATCGCGATACGATTGCACCCACTTGGCATACGTCGCGCCGATGATCGTTTCGCTTGTCGGCCGCACGACCAGCGGCTCTTCCAGCTTGCCGGTCGGAATCAAATGGCCATCGGGCCCCGCCTCCAGCCGATGATGCGTCACCACGGCGCATTCCTTGGCGAACCCCTCGACATGAGCCGCTTCTTTCTCCAAATAGCTCAGCGGAATAAAGAGCGGGAAATAGGCATTCTGATGGCCCGTGTCTTTGAACATCCGATCCAACACGCGCTGCATGTTTTCCCAAATGGCATAGCCCCACGGCTTGATGACCATGCAGCCGCGGACCGCAGAATTCTCGGCCAGATCGGCGCCCCGCACGGCCTGCTGATACCATTCGGGGTAGTCTTCCTCGCGGGAGGGCGAGATCGCATTTTTTACGGCTTTTGCCATCGGAGTTTTTTCAGGCTACGAAGAAGGAGAACCACGAAACACGCGAATGACGCGAATGAAGGATAACGGCGAGCGGGAGCCGAATTGAAGCCGCGGCTAATTCTGCCGAAGCATAGGGCCGTCTGCAAGAGCAGCGACGCCGGCCGGTCCGGTAGAAACAACTGTTTTCACTCGATCCGCCGGTTTTCACGGCAAGCAAGCCTTGGCAACGGCGGCTGCCGGCCCTATTTTGGCATTGAGCGAAACCGCGGGCAGGTGGCGAGATGAACGCGCAATCACGAAACACGGCGAGCGTTGCCTCGGACACGCCGGCGCCGCTCGGCCTCGACGCGGCGCTGGCTCAAAAAGTGGTAGACTACGTCGCCGATCGGCTGGCCGGCGCCGATTTCGCAACGGCCGAGCGATTGCTCGACGAATTCGTCGATCGCCTGCGCCATCTCGCCGACATCGCCGCCGTCGAGCGATCGATCGCCGCGGCCGATGCTATTGCCCTGCAAGGGCTCGGCGGCATTGATGCAGCCCGAAATCTGCTCGCGCTGATTAAGAACATCGGCCAGAGTTGACGCCTCGCCGTCAATCTCCGAAATGCACTGCGAGCCAAACGGTCGGTTCGTCGGGCGTGGTCCATTCCACGCGATGGCGGCGATGGGCGGGGATGGTCAGAAAATCGCCCGGCTTCACCTCGACCGTATGCTCTTCCCGGTCGAACTGCAATCGCGCTGCCCCGCGCAACACGACGAACCATTCATCTCGATCTTGATCATACCAAAACCCCGGCGGCGAGGCCTGACCATGCGACACGATCCGCTCGATGCGAACGTGCGAATCCTGAACCAAGGGCGTGATTAGCTCATCATCCGCTCGCGCAGGCAGATTATCAAACAGATTGGAGAATGGCATCGCGGCGTTCCAAATCCTCGGTAAACAAGACATGCGTCGCCCGGTCGGGGCAAGGCTTTATCTTTCAGGAGAATAGCCCGAATCGCAAGCAAAGCCCAGCCGCCTCGTCTGTCAAGAATCCCTCGCTGGCGCTTCGGGCTAGTATGCCGAACGGCGCATCCGTCCGCCGCCCGACACGCGTTGGCCAAAAAAAACACGAACGGCCGGTCAGTTCCCGTGAGAACTGCCGGCCGTCGTATTGCTCGCTGAGCTATCGACTTTATCGCCGCAGCGGTTTTATTCGGCCGCAGCCGAGATCGTGTCGCGGCTGTCGACCGACAGGTTGTTGGCCTTGTCGGTTTCCACGAGCTCTTTTTGGCTGTCGATGATCGTGTTGACGTAAGCGTAGGGAGCCGTCTGCCCGTCGGTGCTGGCCATCGTCATTGCTTCGATCGGCAAGCGGATGTCGACCGAGGCGGTTTGGTCGGCCGCGATGCCGTCGACTCGCACGTTGGCATACGGAAGGCCTTGCGAGAGCTTGCCATCGGTCGAGGCGAGAATAGCCACGTCGAACGGCTGAGCAATATCGACATCGCTGTTGTTGTGGAACCAGACTCGGTAGGCCGGAGCCAAGTTCTTTGCGGAATCGCCTGCGTCGAGCTGCTCGATCTTCGTGAACTGCACGTCGATTCCGCCTTCGACCGCATCGGCGTCGACCACATCGTAGCTGCCGCCGAACCAGAAGCCGACCGGATAGTGCATGTGATACGGCCAACGATGACGCGGCGGGAAAGGATAGCGAGGATAGCCGGGCGGATAATTGCCGCCGACGGTGCCGGGCGGATTCAGGATGACCAGGCTCGGATGGCGGGTGCCTTTGTAGTCGGTCGGACCGGCGTGGCTGATGTGTGCGTAAGTATGGGC encodes the following:
- the rlmN gene encoding 23S rRNA (adenine(2503)-C(2))-methyltransferase RlmN: MQHILEPAADSLIAWLAGHGQPAYRAKQIRGALFERRVGDFAEMTELPKELRAELAADFRIWTTTIARHHQAADGTEKLLLELHDGQRIECVLLRDGPRRTICISSQVGCAMGCVFCASGLDGVARNLTAGEVVEQMLQLARLLPKDERLSHIVVMGMGEPLANLNPLLAALGQATDPGGLGISHRRITISTVGLPPAIHRLAELDARFQLAVSLHAPDDELRNRLVPVNKNIGLAAILEAADRYFEVSGRRLTFEYVLLGGVNDDARHARKLAELLRGRLALLNVIPYNAVAGLPYRSPSRAAQERFLEILREAGLNVQVRQRKGDAIDAACGQLRRISGPADLPQLA
- a CDS encoding SHD1 domain-containing protein encodes the protein MARAVLAFMLVFGSASALSAREWTDATGKYHQEAELVDFDGQLVVLKKAQGRLVAIPLDSLSTADQDYLKSQQAKADIAAAASKDRTWTLIDGKKLVGQVLKFGEKDITFSRKFAVLYVNGKPFKDLSEWRQYMALKLVSHAENKEFKDDDAVQSLIAARKGADLVYPVKGVLFLLQSGEEIGVPIWMLSDRSRAVLMPEWDAWLAAEKEVETKDKLQQEQSTMARAAANEYQRNQQAQLRLQYLQLASQWFDLWQVTLTAPNGTVSSVVVPARDSRQAQIAAQQQCPNCQIGATSIITRASY
- a CDS encoding cupin domain-containing protein; translation: MPFSNLFDNLPARADDELITPLVQDSHVRIERIVSHGQASPPGFWYDQDRDEWFVVLRGAARLQFDREEHTVEVKPGDFLTIPAHRRHRVEWTTPDEPTVWLAVHFGD
- the proS gene encoding proline--tRNA ligase, yielding MAKAVKNAISPSREEDYPEWYQQAVRGADLAENSAVRGCMVIKPWGYAIWENMQRVLDRMFKDTGHQNAYFPLFIPLSYLEKEAAHVEGFAKECAVVTHHRLEAGPDGHLIPTGKLEEPLVVRPTSETIIGATYAKWVQSYRDLPILINQWANVVRWEMRTRLFLRTAEFLWQEGHTAHASEQEAVEETLRMLDVYTTFAQDYMAMPVIKGEKTAGERFPGAVNTYSIEAMMQDRKALQAGTSHFLGQNFSRAQEIKFLNQEGKETFAWTTSWGVSTRLVGALVMMHGDDDGIVLPPRLAPQQIVILPIFRNDEERAAVIEYCKRVERELAATSYDGQPVRVTIDSRDLRGGDKVWQHIKRGVPLRLEIGPRDVAGDSVFVGRRDTSQKQPTPRAELVATIADRLGEIQHNLFARALAFRKQNTRTIDDREEFLRFFTPENEDKPEIHGGFALSHYAETPEVAELLAKLKVTVRCLPQSDEHLSDESVASAAAGRCIFTGQPSPRRAVFAKAY
- a CDS encoding Gfo/Idh/MocA family oxidoreductase; translated protein: MSERQSRRQFLGRSAIAGAVVVGAPLALPMIGGGVWSSSALAESSSPNEKLNIGVIGTANQARFSIGNIRGENIVAACDIDDKYLAKMIADFPKAKKYNDFRKLLEQSGIDAIVVATPDHIHAPATAAALHLGKHVYCEKPLTHTVAEARAIAELAARQKVATQMGTQIHAGENYRRVVEIIRSGAIGSVREVHTWAGRAWGGGSRPKNNPPAPPSIHWDLWLGPAPVRPYNPVYIPARWRGWWDFGGGNIGDMACHHMDLPFWALGLKHPTTIEAEGPPVNPETCSLGLTVRYEYAASGDRPAVKLTWYDGTKIPPSIEGHPTGGGGNLFVGEKGMLWADYDVYHLYPEKDFAGYKPPKPSIPRSIGHHAEWLRACKTGSPTTCNFGYSGPLTEAVLLGNVAYRAGKRLEWDAERLQAKNCPEAERFLRTEYRKGWQQV
- a CDS encoding prolyl oligopeptidase family serine peptidase — its product is MHSLVLAGVVLLAINADTPADPYSWLEEITGARALAYVEAENAITLKRLQSESVYAEIKQQSLAILNSHERIPYVRKLGPWYYNFWQDAANPRGLLRRTTPAEYRKSNPGWETVLDLDALAKAEHENWVWGGSTSLPPDYERSLVSLSRGGSDAKVVREFDLKKKEFVAGGFSLPEAKSETTWRDKNTLYVGTDFGPGSLTDSGYPRIVKRWKRGTPLADAATVFEGQKTDVAAAAWVDHTPGFFREGFNRSIAFYNSETFLLEGGKDVKIDIPNDAESNFFRQWLTVQLRSDWHVGGRTYKAGALLATKLDAFLRGERNFEVLFEPTGRVSLQEVSETHSALVLNLSDNVHSRIIETAPPGSVFTTASIAAPPGAAVIDAAWQTREMKLPGAGSASASGVDPDESNELWVNYQDFLTPSSLYLTHLGDNPGEPIKSLPSFFNAHGMEVRQLEATSADGTRVPYFVVGKTAAIRAGNSPTLLYGYGGFEIPMEPHYAAIAGKAWLERGGVYVLANIRGGGEFGPAWHQAAVKEHRQRAFDDFEAVAADIVKRGITTVPHLGIMGGSNGGLLVATVAIQRPELFGAVVCQVPLTDMRRYNKFLAGASWMAEYGDPDKPEDWAYLSKYSPYQNVRPGQKYPPILFTTSTRDDRVHPAHARKMFAKMKDMGYDVMYYENTEGGHAGSANNEQRAKMTALEYTFLWMKLR
- a CDS encoding DUF1003 domain-containing protein, whose protein sequence is MAQPLDDSTAVAETVKRNMGSVAQLEREFRSQQANTVGWLSERITNLIASPIYILAHAAWFFSWVSINTIDLSGIIHFDPYPFSFLGLCLASEAMLLTTFVLMSQRRQAHQADQWAHVALQVSLVAEQETTKMLEMLQSICQQIGLKSVANDKELREMIETPTLVAIAAEMEKAREGEESTAQRPKIYLEEDLQAA